In Wolinella succinogenes DSM 1740, a single genomic region encodes these proteins:
- a CDS encoding TetR/AcrR family transcriptional regulator → MPAVVDREEKAREICQRAYEVFTTEGIEKFSLNQFIALLGISKGQFYHYFKTKEELIFAAISEKSEWFVKEIKENLKGAKTLIEKLRILFVFYVGEEEEMVRFRRILFDTFHLYIYSKDLKAREFNAETYEWMDRELEAILKEEIARGHLREEVLEWVEIIPSSVDGIYLRSIMTDGYDLKKALEDLFIKIEKIFGVEGERGRGLDVR, encoded by the coding sequence ATGCCAGCGGTAGTGGATAGAGAGGAGAAGGCTAGAGAGATATGCCAGAGGGCTTATGAAGTGTTCACGACAGAGGGAATAGAGAAATTTTCTCTCAATCAATTTATTGCCTTGCTGGGAATCTCTAAGGGGCAGTTTTATCACTATTTTAAAACCAAAGAGGAGCTCATCTTTGCCGCTATATCGGAAAAATCGGAGTGGTTTGTCAAGGAGATCAAAGAGAATCTAAAGGGCGCCAAGACGCTTATAGAAAAGCTTCGAATCCTCTTTGTTTTTTATGTGGGAGAGGAGGAGGAGATGGTGCGTTTTAGAAGAATCCTCTTTGACACTTTTCATCTCTATATCTACTCCAAGGACTTAAAAGCTAGAGAGTTTAACGCTGAGACCTATGAGTGGATGGATCGAGAGCTCGAAGCGATCCTTAAAGAGGAGATCGCCCGCGGCCATCTGCGAGAAGAGGTTTTGGAGTGGGTGGAGATCATCCCCTCTAGTGTGGATGGAATCTATTTGCGCTCTATCATGACGGATGGATATGATCTCAAGAAAGCCTTGGAAGATCTTTTTATAAAAATTGAGAAAATCTTTGGAGTGGAAGGCGAGAGGGGGAGGGGGTTGGATGTGAGATGA
- a CDS encoding NnrS family protein, whose protein sequence is MSTAAKHYQYYPTQESLSPVWAYGFRPFFLLLPWYIALITLLWGLGFSGIIPMIPFGDPLLWHIYELLYGVGFAGIAAFLLTGLPELFPGVIPIVGRKLQWLVALYLLGRITFWTMGLIGIYPAMLLNLAFSLALLLWAFKPVVLDPLQRHASLAYTILWLTLLQGAFFASILGWIETPPLSWLYLALGGFMVLILLALRRVQTEAINELMEDQKREDLFVARPYRYNLAIFSVLLFSAVEFWGETSTSGWLALASSAAILAIINDFHLRFERIFWLPYVLFFTAIFGTMAGGYALLGVSYLFELPYLSQARHLLTVGAWGGSFLMVMLVVGFVHTGRRIVFDWLIGFSIWSLLFSVLIRFASGTWIEGWGYGLSALLFALSFILYYYRFKNHLRHPRADGIAG, encoded by the coding sequence ATGTCCACCGCTGCTAAACACTATCAATATTACCCCACTCAAGAATCACTCTCTCCTGTTTGGGCTTATGGATTTCGACCTTTTTTCCTCTTATTGCCTTGGTATATAGCCCTCATCACCCTTCTTTGGGGGCTTGGCTTTAGCGGAATCATCCCCATGATTCCCTTTGGCGATCCTCTCTTGTGGCATATTTATGAGCTTCTTTATGGCGTGGGTTTTGCAGGAATCGCTGCCTTTTTACTCACAGGCCTGCCCGAACTCTTTCCGGGGGTTATCCCCATAGTCGGTCGAAAACTCCAATGGCTCGTCGCGCTCTATCTTCTAGGGAGAATCACATTTTGGACAATGGGTTTGATAGGAATCTACCCTGCTATGCTGCTCAATCTTGCCTTCTCCTTGGCGCTTTTGCTTTGGGCATTTAAGCCTGTTGTGCTCGATCCACTCCAACGCCACGCCTCTCTTGCGTACACGATTCTTTGGCTCACTCTTCTCCAAGGAGCCTTTTTTGCCTCAATCCTTGGATGGATAGAGACACCCCCTCTCTCTTGGCTCTATCTAGCCCTTGGAGGCTTCATGGTGCTTATTCTTTTGGCTCTTAGACGCGTCCAGACAGAGGCGATCAATGAACTCATGGAGGATCAAAAGAGAGAGGATCTCTTTGTTGCAAGACCTTATCGATACAACCTCGCTATTTTTAGTGTGCTTCTTTTTAGTGCGGTTGAGTTTTGGGGAGAGACGAGCACATCAGGCTGGCTGGCCCTAGCTAGTAGTGCAGCGATTCTTGCTATCATTAATGACTTTCATTTGCGATTTGAGCGAATCTTTTGGCTCCCCTATGTTCTCTTTTTCACCGCTATTTTTGGCACGATGGCAGGAGGGTACGCGCTTTTAGGAGTGAGCTACCTCTTTGAGCTCCCCTATTTAAGCCAAGCAAGACACCTGCTCACCGTGGGAGCTTGGGGAGGATCATTTCTTATGGTGATGCTCGTCGTGGGCTTTGTCCATACAGGACGAAGAATCGTCTTTGATTGGCTCATCGGATTCTCGATATGGAGCCTACTTTTTTCTGTGCTGATTCGATTCGCCTCAGGGACTTGGATCGAGGGCTGGGGGTATGGCCTCAGCGCACTACTCTTTGCCCTAAGCTTCATTCTCTACTACTATCGCTTCAAAAACCACCTAAGACATCCCCGTGCGGATGGGATAGCGGGATGA
- a CDS encoding ABC transporter ATP-binding protein yields MEKLSVQGLYHRFGYAEILRNIHLDLHRGDTLSIIGPSGGGKSTLLKLCAGLLDIQEGSIECSFASSTIAFQEPRLLPWKNTIDNIALGLLHQKTPLKEAIHRSKEIASRFGLKECDFEKFPKDLSGGMRQRVSLARALVGNPTLLFLDEPFSALDIGIKKELSTLLLEYLQENRATLFLITHDPREAIALSDKILLLKADPGEIIHTFELSTPALERNESYLLEESARLLAHPLVVQTFTWELR; encoded by the coding sequence ATGGAGAAATTAAGCGTCCAAGGACTCTATCATCGCTTTGGCTATGCAGAGATTCTTCGAAATATCCACCTAGATCTTCATCGAGGCGACACCCTCTCCATCATCGGCCCAAGCGGAGGTGGAAAAAGCACTCTTTTGAAATTATGCGCGGGACTTTTGGATATTCAAGAGGGGAGCATTGAGTGCTCTTTTGCTTCGTCCACGATCGCCTTTCAAGAGCCGCGACTGCTCCCTTGGAAAAATACGATCGACAACATCGCCCTAGGACTACTTCATCAAAAAACTCCCCTCAAAGAGGCCATCCATCGCTCTAAAGAGATCGCTTCACGCTTTGGACTCAAAGAGTGCGACTTTGAGAAATTCCCCAAAGACCTAAGCGGAGGAATGCGCCAGCGCGTCTCTCTAGCTAGAGCGCTCGTGGGAAATCCCACGCTTCTTTTTTTGGATGAGCCTTTTAGTGCTTTAGATATAGGCATCAAAAAAGAGCTCTCGACCCTGCTATTGGAATATCTTCAAGAGAACAGAGCCACTCTTTTTCTCATCACTCACGACCCCAGAGAGGCGATCGCTCTTAGCGACAAAATCCTGCTTCTCAAAGCCGACCCTGGAGAGATTATCCACACCTTTGAGCTCTCCACCCCTGCCTTGGAGCGAAACGAGTCTTATCTCTTGGAGGAGAGCGCTAGACTCCTTGCCCATCCCCTTGTCGTTCAAACTTTTACATGGGAGTTACGCTGA
- a CDS encoding FIST N-terminal domain-containing protein, with the protein MKTYNYLYHHGQIDELIDFSLFKEKPNLLIQLFCGQDGSVLSYLTKTLLRHLPQAICIGTTTDGEICEERVTTLQSSISITVFDHTTLKTAFVQEEDSFQGGLKLARDLITSRTKLLILFSDGTHTNAENLLQGIESFDCTIPLCGGMAGDNGKLKQTFISSQNHIFDKGAVGVSLNSDRLKVATDYKFDWKSIGVEHTIQEAKGNRIYKIDGMKPVKFYEKYLGSHVSPIEFPLIVKKNGVKTARAVIARHSDGTLSFAGNLSEGDKVKIGFGDAKSLFRDPIKAMKKLHQIQAQTFFLYSCMARRRYMPDLIRFEVEPFARLAPTAGFFTYSEFFHSQGRNKLLNQTLTAVALSECEEEDSALCVKNLQIKRRSEEASYAQTIESLTHLIQQSARDYDIQSKKLEEQMNYSKNLLASHKQFLHYTVHEMNMPLSVIMANIELHEMELGKSVYLENIEVAAKSIFSLYDDLSYLVRRNQMVYLKRRINLAEYVRTRVDFFAQVASKAKSRFHFQIPDEPLILFFNETKLQRIVDNNLTNAIKYTFENEPIFISISRIKDKACLSITSHSRKIQEPERVFEEYYREEEVQDGFGLGLNLVKKICQEEGVEAMLNSSEQITTFSYQFSLAAQ; encoded by the coding sequence ATGAAAACTTACAACTACCTCTACCATCATGGTCAGATAGATGAACTCATCGACTTTTCTCTATTCAAAGAGAAGCCAAACCTCCTCATTCAACTCTTTTGCGGACAAGATGGGAGCGTACTCTCCTATCTCACCAAGACCCTCTTGCGCCACCTCCCCCAGGCCATCTGCATCGGCACTACGACGGACGGCGAGATTTGCGAAGAGCGTGTGACCACTCTCCAAAGTTCCATCTCTATCACTGTTTTTGACCACACCACCCTCAAGACCGCCTTTGTCCAAGAAGAAGATTCCTTTCAAGGAGGACTCAAGCTAGCCAGAGATCTCATCACCTCTCGCACAAAACTACTGATTCTCTTCTCAGATGGCACCCATACCAATGCCGAAAATCTTCTCCAAGGAATCGAATCTTTTGACTGCACAATTCCTCTGTGTGGAGGCATGGCAGGCGATAATGGCAAGCTCAAACAAACCTTCATCTCCTCCCAAAACCACATCTTTGATAAGGGTGCCGTGGGAGTCTCGCTCAACTCCGATCGACTCAAGGTCGCCACTGATTATAAGTTTGATTGGAAAAGCATCGGAGTGGAGCACACCATTCAGGAGGCCAAGGGCAATCGCATCTACAAGATCGATGGAATGAAACCCGTGAAATTCTACGAGAAGTATCTAGGAAGCCATGTCTCCCCGATAGAATTTCCACTCATCGTGAAGAAAAATGGTGTCAAAACCGCCAGAGCGGTCATCGCCAGACACTCCGATGGAACGCTTAGCTTTGCAGGGAATCTAAGCGAGGGAGACAAGGTCAAAATCGGCTTTGGCGATGCCAAATCGCTCTTTCGTGATCCTATCAAGGCGATGAAAAAGCTCCATCAAATCCAAGCCCAAACCTTCTTCCTCTACTCCTGTATGGCAAGACGGCGCTATATGCCCGACCTCATTCGCTTTGAAGTGGAACCCTTTGCAAGGCTCGCTCCAACCGCAGGATTCTTCACCTACTCGGAGTTTTTTCATAGCCAAGGTCGCAATAAACTCCTCAATCAGACCCTCACCGCAGTCGCCTTGAGTGAGTGCGAAGAGGAAGATTCGGCACTTTGCGTGAAGAATCTCCAAATCAAAAGGCGCTCCGAAGAGGCTTCCTACGCGCAGACGATCGAATCTCTCACCCACCTCATTCAACAAAGCGCTAGAGACTACGATATTCAATCAAAAAAGCTAGAGGAGCAGATGAACTACTCCAAAAATCTCCTCGCCTCGCACAAACAATTTCTGCACTACACGGTGCATGAGATGAATATGCCCCTTAGTGTCATCATGGCCAATATCGAACTGCACGAGATGGAGCTTGGCAAGAGTGTCTATCTCGAAAATATCGAAGTAGCGGCCAAAAGCATCTTCTCTCTCTATGATGACCTCAGCTACCTTGTGCGAAGAAATCAAATGGTCTATCTCAAACGAAGAATCAACCTAGCCGAATATGTGCGCACCCGAGTCGATTTCTTTGCCCAAGTCGCAAGCAAAGCTAAATCACGCTTTCATTTTCAGATTCCCGACGAACCCCTCATCCTCTTTTTCAACGAAACCAAACTTCAACGAATCGTTGATAATAACCTCACCAACGCCATCAAATACACCTTTGAGAATGAACCCATCTTCATCTCTATCTCTCGTATCAAAGACAAGGCTTGCCTCTCCATCACCTCTCATTCTCGAAAGATTCAAGAGCCAGAGAGGGTTTTTGAGGAATACTATCGGGAGGAGGAGGTGCAGGATGGCTTTGGCTTGGGACTCAATCTAGTGAAAAAAATCTGCCAAGAGGAGGGAGTGGAAGCGATGCTCAACTCTAGTGAACAGATAACCACATTTAGCTATCAATTTAGTTTGGCGGCACAATGA
- a CDS encoding multidrug efflux RND transporter permease subunit encodes MSKFFIYRPNFAWVIAIFISLAGILSIPKLPIAQFPVVAPPQISISASYPGASAKMVAETITSIIEEEINGVKNLLYYESSSSSDGSSEVTVTFKSGTDSDLAQVDIQNRLKKAEARLPQVVINQGVQVEQANADFLMMYALNYKEGASGDLVTLSDYAVRNINNEIRRLPGVGRVQFFSSEAAMRVWIDPIKLLGYGLSVSDVTQAIKAQNLQVSAGALGRNPTDGVQEIEAMLNVRGNLENTEEFEKIILKANLDGSTVSLSDVARLEIGNLDYGFSTSLNGKEAIAAAIQLAPGANAIKTAGLVKEKMAQLSAGFPEGIEYSIPYDTSRFVEIAIQKVIQTLLEAIVLVFFVILLFLQNLRYTLIPSIVVPVCLLGTLAVMNALGFSVNMMTMFGMVLAIGILVDDAIVVVENVERIMREERISPKEATLKAMKQVSGAIVGITSVLTAVFLPLGFMEGSVGVIYRQFSLSLAVSILFSGFLALTLTPALCATILKPIKSEGEEEGKKGKFFAGFNKLFAAIGERYAGLNKKNLKRPSRIMLLYVGLIGVLAALYIPLPQSFVPDEDQGYFLVDIQLPAGATTPRTMNATDDVEAYALGRSSMQDVIIVRGFSFSGVGSNAAVAFPVLKDWSERNGMESVENEVMAFGAKFAGYEEANIMAINPPPIEGLGTSGGFSLRLQDRGGIGMEALLQATNDLLAKLSTSPQIAYAYMEGLGDAPRLSLEIDRIKAESLGLSFEVIGDTLSSVFGSSILNDFPYQGRMQRVVVQADAPFRMTPWALEDLYLVSRMGEQVALSSVVHSRWDRAPIQIVRYNGYPSVRITGDASPLHSTGAVMALVEEIIKELPKGIGYEWTGLSLQERESGAQAPRLFALSILVVFLILVVLYESWLLPFSVMLIVPVGAFGAVLAAWIGGMSNDVYFKVGLVTIIGLAAKNAILIVEFAKEIRAEGHSVVESALKAASLRFRPIVMTSMAFILGVLPLVLAQGAGAASQKSIGTGVMGGMLSATLLGVLLVPIFYVWVFSLAEPRAKNQGGEKGHE; translated from the coding sequence ATGTCAAAGTTTTTTATCTATAGGCCCAATTTTGCTTGGGTGATTGCGATTTTCATCTCTCTAGCGGGAATATTGTCGATTCCTAAACTACCAATCGCTCAATTTCCTGTGGTGGCTCCCCCTCAAATTAGCATCAGTGCAAGTTATCCAGGGGCTTCTGCGAAGATGGTTGCTGAGACGATTACAAGTATTATCGAAGAGGAGATCAATGGGGTTAAAAATCTTCTCTATTACGAATCATCTAGCAGCTCTGATGGCTCTTCGGAGGTGACGGTGACTTTTAAATCAGGGACAGATTCCGATTTGGCTCAGGTTGATATTCAAAACCGCCTCAAAAAAGCAGAAGCCAGATTGCCGCAAGTGGTCATCAATCAGGGTGTTCAGGTAGAGCAGGCTAATGCCGACTTTCTCATGATGTACGCCCTCAACTACAAAGAGGGGGCTTCAGGCGATTTGGTCACCTTGAGTGACTACGCGGTGAGGAATATCAACAATGAAATTCGCCGTCTTCCTGGAGTGGGTCGCGTCCAGTTCTTTAGCTCTGAGGCGGCTATGAGGGTTTGGATTGACCCCATCAAACTGTTGGGCTATGGACTCTCCGTCTCGGATGTGACTCAGGCTATAAAAGCCCAAAACCTTCAGGTATCAGCAGGTGCTCTAGGGAGGAATCCCACAGATGGGGTGCAGGAGATAGAGGCGATGCTAAATGTCAGGGGCAACCTAGAAAATACAGAGGAGTTCGAAAAAATTATACTCAAGGCCAATTTGGATGGCTCAACTGTCTCACTCTCTGACGTGGCGCGCCTTGAAATAGGCAATTTGGATTACGGTTTTTCCACCAGCCTGAATGGAAAAGAAGCGATTGCTGCGGCAATTCAGCTCGCTCCTGGGGCTAATGCCATCAAAACCGCTGGATTGGTCAAGGAGAAAATGGCGCAACTCTCAGCAGGGTTTCCTGAGGGGATTGAATACTCGATTCCTTATGATACTTCGCGCTTTGTAGAGATTGCTATCCAAAAGGTTATACAGACACTTTTAGAGGCAATCGTGTTGGTCTTTTTCGTGATTTTGCTTTTTTTGCAGAATCTTCGTTACACCCTCATTCCTTCCATTGTTGTCCCTGTCTGTCTTTTGGGTACATTGGCGGTGATGAATGCTCTAGGCTTCTCTGTCAATATGATGACAATGTTTGGCATGGTTTTGGCCATTGGAATCTTGGTGGATGATGCGATTGTAGTGGTGGAGAATGTCGAGCGTATCATGAGGGAAGAGAGAATCTCACCCAAAGAGGCAACCCTCAAAGCAATGAAACAGGTCTCAGGGGCGATCGTGGGGATCACTTCTGTACTAACGGCAGTTTTTCTCCCCTTGGGTTTTATGGAGGGCTCAGTGGGGGTCATTTATCGTCAATTCTCGCTTTCGCTAGCGGTTTCGATTCTCTTTTCTGGATTTCTTGCACTCACGCTCACGCCAGCTTTGTGCGCAACGATTCTTAAGCCAATCAAGAGCGAAGGGGAAGAAGAGGGGAAAAAAGGGAAGTTTTTTGCTGGATTTAACAAGTTGTTTGCGGCTATCGGAGAGAGATATGCAGGCCTCAATAAGAAGAATCTCAAGCGTCCTAGTAGAATTATGCTCCTTTATGTAGGGCTGATTGGAGTTTTGGCGGCACTCTATATTCCTTTGCCTCAAAGCTTTGTTCCTGATGAGGATCAAGGGTATTTTCTGGTGGATATTCAGTTGCCCGCAGGAGCAACCACCCCCAGGACGATGAACGCCACGGATGATGTGGAGGCGTATGCTTTGGGGCGCAGCTCCATGCAGGATGTGATTATCGTGAGGGGCTTTAGCTTTTCTGGGGTGGGATCTAATGCGGCGGTGGCATTTCCTGTTTTGAAGGATTGGTCGGAGCGGAATGGGATGGAATCGGTCGAAAATGAGGTGATGGCTTTTGGGGCCAAGTTTGCAGGCTATGAAGAAGCCAATATCATGGCGATCAATCCTCCACCCATTGAAGGACTGGGTACGTCAGGTGGGTTTTCGTTGCGTCTTCAAGATCGAGGAGGGATTGGAATGGAGGCATTGCTTCAGGCGACAAATGACCTTTTGGCTAAACTCTCCACCTCCCCTCAAATTGCCTATGCCTATATGGAAGGACTTGGCGATGCCCCTAGGCTGAGTTTGGAAATCGACAGGATTAAGGCGGAGAGTTTAGGGCTTAGCTTTGAAGTGATAGGAGATACGCTCTCCTCTGTCTTTGGTTCGTCGATTCTAAATGACTTCCCCTATCAAGGGCGTATGCAGCGAGTCGTGGTTCAGGCGGACGCCCCCTTTCGTATGACCCCTTGGGCGCTAGAAGATCTCTATCTTGTGAGTCGCATGGGGGAGCAGGTGGCGCTTTCAAGCGTGGTGCACTCCAGATGGGATCGAGCGCCCATTCAGATCGTGCGTTACAACGGTTACCCTAGCGTTCGCATCACTGGTGATGCGTCGCCTCTTCACAGTACGGGAGCCGTGATGGCGCTCGTTGAGGAGATCATCAAAGAGCTCCCCAAGGGGATTGGTTATGAGTGGACGGGACTCTCTTTGCAAGAGAGAGAATCGGGGGCACAAGCACCTAGACTTTTTGCACTCTCGATTCTGGTGGTTTTTTTGATTTTGGTGGTACTCTATGAGAGCTGGTTATTGCCTTTTTCGGTGATGCTGATTGTTCCTGTTGGAGCTTTTGGAGCGGTCTTGGCGGCTTGGATAGGCGGGATGAGCAACGATGTCTACTTTAAGGTGGGCTTGGTGACGATCATCGGCTTGGCGGCTAAAAATGCGATTTTGATTGTGGAGTTTGCCAAAGAGATCAGAGCCGAGGGTCATAGCGTTGTCGAATCGGCACTGAAGGCGGCTTCTCTTAGGTTTCGCCCTATCGTGATGACCTCTATGGCCTTTATTTTAGGAGTTTTACCTTTGGTGTTAGCCCAAGGTGCGGGAGCCGCCAGTCAAAAGTCCATTGGGACGGGGGTGATGGGAGGGATGCTCTCCGCGACGCTTCTTGGAGTGCTTTTGGTGCCAATTTTTTATGTCTGGGTCTTTTCTTTAGCGGAACCTAGAGCAAAGAATCAAGGGGGAGAAAAAGGCCATGAGTAG
- a CDS encoding efflux RND transporter periplasmic adaptor subunit, whose amino-acid sequence MSYSLAKPWSFPLEEDLPGRVVPWRVAEVRARVEGIVLKRHFEEGAEIKEGQKLFTIDPAPFKLALLRAEGNLAQAEASLQETQSLFRRNETLIQSGAISQQEYEATLAGFKTAQANWLVAKASVETEKLNLEYAEVKAPLSGRIGKALVSEGAFVGRSEATPLAIIRQIDTVYVDFTQPIASWVRFQESIKEELQKTKITLVAEGSNHPMEGEWGFAESAVSQENDRISLRAKFANPEHRLLPGMYVRVRLQNQQNKETLALPQKSIVRHVDGSASVWVIDSDNAVRARLVKTGKMQNGLWQILEGLQEGERVVSVGEGKISEGMQVSPVESMMMTPRP is encoded by the coding sequence GTGAGTTACTCGCTCGCGAAACCTTGGTCTTTTCCTCTAGAGGAGGATCTTCCAGGAAGAGTGGTGCCTTGGCGTGTGGCGGAGGTTCGGGCTCGAGTGGAGGGGATTGTGCTCAAGAGGCATTTTGAAGAGGGGGCAGAGATTAAAGAGGGACAAAAACTTTTCACCATTGATCCTGCACCCTTCAAGCTTGCACTTCTTAGGGCAGAGGGAAATCTAGCTCAGGCCGAGGCCTCCCTCCAAGAGACCCAAAGTCTTTTTCGCAGAAATGAAACGCTTATTCAAAGCGGAGCGATCAGTCAGCAGGAGTATGAGGCGACTCTGGCAGGCTTCAAGACGGCTCAAGCCAATTGGTTGGTCGCCAAAGCAAGCGTAGAGACGGAAAAGCTGAATCTCGAATATGCCGAAGTGAAAGCACCTCTTTCGGGCAGAATCGGGAAGGCGCTGGTGAGTGAAGGTGCTTTTGTGGGACGAAGCGAAGCGACTCCTTTGGCAATCATTCGTCAAATCGACACAGTTTATGTTGATTTCACCCAGCCTATCGCCTCATGGGTTCGCTTCCAAGAATCGATCAAAGAGGAGCTCCAAAAGACCAAGATTACTCTCGTGGCCGAGGGTTCAAATCACCCAATGGAAGGAGAGTGGGGTTTTGCCGAATCGGCAGTCAGTCAGGAGAATGATCGAATCTCTCTTCGGGCAAAGTTTGCCAACCCGGAGCATCGACTGCTTCCAGGCATGTATGTGAGGGTCAGGTTGCAAAATCAGCAGAACAAAGAGACGCTAGCTCTTCCCCAAAAGTCAATTGTTCGCCATGTCGATGGAAGTGCTTCGGTTTGGGTGATTGATTCGGATAATGCCGTGAGGGCGCGTTTAGTGAAAACGGGGAAAATGCAGAATGGATTGTGGCAGATTCTTGAGGGTCTCCAAGAGGGGGAGAGGGTAGTGAGCGTGGGCGAGGGCAAGATCAGCGAGGGAATGCAGGTCTCTCCTGTGGAGTCGATGATGATGACGCCACGTCCTTGA
- a CDS encoding efflux transporter outer membrane subunit, with translation MSSRTIAIALMGIVGISGCSLAPKYEHPSVVMPSSWEGGAHPKESVFAGGKLSWDEFVLSKNLKKSIQIALENNKDLKQALINLEATQRLYGIQRADRFLQLEAQAGGSRQRIPADLSQSGEAIIQHSYSVGLGVSAFELDLFGRVKSLSEAALEEYLATKYASYAVRIALVGEVMRVWIERQRAHERVKILLGMVDSHKKSQSLIKERYEKGASGAMEYQEAVNLAIKAQMDRYKAQAELQQAENALVALLGLKSALELPAMEEEEAILHGEITPYLPSELLQRRPDIGAAEHRLKSKYANIGAARAAFFPRIILTANGGSSSELLSKLFDGGSGAWSFAPQITLPIFDAGKNQNSLELAKLRRDEALVEYERSIEIAFKEVKDALSLSASLHRIEKASKESMQNEEKRLKLSASRYSAGMDSHVHYLEAERRWLSERLAWVEAKSADEVAMATLFKVLGGGWNPEEILGEDEGLGANKEE, from the coding sequence ATGAGTAGCCGAACCATTGCTATAGCTCTCATGGGAATCGTAGGGATATCGGGGTGCTCTTTGGCCCCCAAGTATGAGCATCCCAGCGTGGTCATGCCTAGTTCGTGGGAGGGGGGAGCGCACCCTAAAGAGAGTGTTTTTGCAGGAGGGAAGCTCTCTTGGGATGAGTTTGTTTTGTCAAAAAATCTCAAAAAAAGTATTCAGATTGCACTAGAAAACAACAAAGACCTAAAGCAGGCACTCATCAATCTGGAGGCAACGCAACGACTCTATGGCATTCAGCGAGCGGATCGATTCCTTCAGCTGGAGGCTCAAGCAGGGGGAAGTCGTCAAAGAATCCCCGCCGATCTCTCGCAGAGCGGAGAGGCAATAATTCAGCATAGCTATAGCGTAGGGCTTGGAGTGAGTGCTTTTGAGCTTGATCTTTTTGGGCGAGTGAAAAGTCTATCAGAAGCCGCTCTTGAAGAGTACCTAGCGACCAAGTATGCCTCTTATGCAGTACGCATTGCCTTGGTGGGAGAGGTGATGCGTGTTTGGATTGAGCGACAAAGAGCGCACGAGAGGGTGAAGATTCTCCTTGGGATGGTGGATTCTCACAAGAAAAGTCAAAGCCTCATCAAAGAGCGCTATGAGAAGGGAGCGAGTGGTGCGATGGAGTATCAGGAGGCGGTGAATTTGGCCATCAAAGCACAGATGGATAGATATAAAGCCCAAGCAGAGCTTCAGCAAGCAGAAAATGCCCTTGTTGCTCTCTTGGGTCTTAAGAGTGCTTTGGAGCTGCCAGCGATGGAAGAAGAAGAGGCAATTTTGCATGGCGAAATCACCCCCTATCTCCCTTCAGAGCTTTTGCAACGACGACCTGATATTGGAGCAGCAGAGCATAGACTCAAGTCCAAATACGCTAATATCGGAGCAGCAAGGGCAGCCTTCTTCCCGAGAATCATCCTCACGGCCAACGGGGGAAGCTCCAGCGAATTGCTATCCAAGCTCTTTGATGGGGGATCGGGGGCGTGGAGTTTCGCTCCTCAGATCACCTTACCGATTTTTGATGCCGGGAAGAATCAAAACTCCTTGGAGCTCGCCAAACTCAGACGCGATGAGGCACTAGTCGAATATGAGAGAAGTATTGAGATTGCCTTTAAGGAGGTGAAGGATGCGTTGTCTTTGAGCGCTTCTCTCCACCGGATTGAAAAGGCCTCCAAGGAATCGATGCAAAACGAAGAGAAAAGGCTGAAACTTAGTGCATCACGCTATTCTGCGGGGATGGATAGTCATGTGCACTACTTAGAGGCCGAGCGTCGATGGTTGTCAGAGCGACTGGCTTGGGTGGAGGCAAAAAGCGCCGATGAGGTTGCCATGGCGACACTATTTAAAGTTTTGGGAGGCGGATGGAATCCCGAGGAGATTCTTGGCGAGGACGAAGGATTGGGTGCAAACAAGGAGGAGTGA
- a CDS encoding response regulator transcription factor produces MKILLLEDDILLNEAITQYLSSAGHSISSVRDGDVCLKILEREAFDLLVFDINVPNIDGLTILATLHEQKKMIPVIFISTLIDIEDISRAFELGCFDYLKKPFHLKELSLRIDRISQAIQVQRKHKRLSASYGFNCENQTLYFNNEPQVLSKRQSQIIEFLAHNRGVVCSYEMFMEDVWSDVEVDVATIRAEINRLKNNLKEDFIINIRRVGYMVKIPR; encoded by the coding sequence ATGAAGATTTTGTTGCTTGAAGATGATATTTTGCTTAATGAGGCGATCACTCAATACTTAAGCTCTGCGGGACACTCGATTAGCTCTGTGAGAGATGGCGATGTCTGCTTAAAGATTCTAGAGCGAGAGGCGTTTGATCTGCTCGTCTTTGATATCAATGTACCCAACATTGATGGACTCACCATTCTAGCGACCCTGCATGAACAGAAAAAGATGATTCCTGTGATTTTCATCTCGACATTGATTGACATTGAGGATATCTCGCGCGCCTTTGAGCTAGGGTGCTTTGACTATCTAAAAAAACCTTTCCACCTCAAAGAGCTAAGCTTGCGAATCGACCGCATCTCTCAAGCCATACAAGTTCAGCGCAAGCATAAAAGACTCTCCGCTTCGTATGGATTTAATTGCGAGAATCAAACGCTCTATTTTAATAACGAACCCCAAGTTCTCTCCAAGCGACAGTCACAAATCATCGAATTCCTTGCTCATAATCGTGGGGTTGTCTGTAGCTATGAGATGTTCATGGAAGATGTTTGGAGCGATGTCGAAGTGGATGTAGCGACCATTAGAGCAGAGATCAATCGACTCAAAAACAATCTTAAAGAGGATTTTATCATCAACATCCGCAGAGTTGGATACATGGTGAAGATCCCTAGATAA